In a genomic window of Poecilia reticulata strain Guanapo linkage group LG22, Guppy_female_1.0+MT, whole genome shotgun sequence:
- the LOC103458553 gene encoding pleckstrin homology domain-containing family G member 3-like isoform X1, whose product MEDLLPSACLPLIILRSLKSSVATCSHRWHFLTSHARGLRAMPEGSHSTRHQGQMGEESSQLSSPLSTSDHVKDNIDFGPDDYSQICVEPLDGEGERPVSLVSTLSSGSSADSQSLFGSTAALPSSITTPLPSEEHIDLELSPTQGTNGQAGSQSPHLKSSGGGWRRHLEACVINNQRNNNASASRLARGKFLHMTASPVVTDTMAPNPKLTYVDRVVMEIIETERMYVTDLSSIVEDYLAHIIDLRNLPIGHEQVMALFGNIEDIYEFNSELLQCLDMCENDPVAIAHCFVNKSEYFEIYTKYCNNYPNSVATLTECMRNKTLAKFFRDRQAALKRSLPLGSYLLKPVQRILKYHLLLQEIAKHYNPDEEGYGVIKEAIDTMTGVAWYINDMKRKHEHAVRVQEIQSLLINWKGADLTTCGELVLEGTFPVLRAKNTRTLFLFEKMLLITKKRGEHYVYKIHISCSTLMLLDSAKDPLLFSVIHFKRPKQPHTVQAKSVEEKRLWAHHIKRLILENHNTILPQKAKDASVDNCNYSGKCQRSPERRMKAECFQSDSFHLGVWNGRRRSEPVKEIIKSTNAVLKHADSEGALLGDRSSLQPAASVSTLTSCLGEPRGERPCVEDLSNSLEQLNAADSDSSPREREVGLEQEKAIEEEEQEEEEGESCKDDVLMGDDQVADFASSVLAAISCWHYRARALLSTHFTTDDQNEDAAELKAALIEEAETCTGEENTDNVSVKQTLSAQELCRLDRVPQAEPINQLEVENSHCHKSTMFSSEQQTETPESLDTSRETAGEEEGESDSSGLQVEEMSVLTNGDLSEEEEEVLSDNKSSLPSSVLDQLTAEQFISSLSRRSSLVSEDLSLDKDPFQSLSACMDVEKRMEKMSDSSSPEPQTSSKHDLSGPEPGLSEGERRSTLSKKDQILIHKIRQYYEHAEHQDANFSLKRRESLSFIPAGLVRQLSRQLNDVPKEKAGPAYRKGLCRNRPTSWSVFDLPGLEKGKTSEPQSSAEVKVRSNSVTEAFTAEEEFRPSSEMLKVWEVMETEEEIQEVKQEADDKIDSQRVEISLDTMEVKNSNQPPVMEEEPEMCSAADSCSVSKPTASSSTAEQGSAQLSEPCPSPAFQEDDHCHPSHLPKSISFQTTIDEDQILHDMGKMRNKVFQLARQYSQRIKNNRPVVWQRSRQAAHQEGLRSAAAVHQEKLRKTGKPNLRLPMNVCEQEVIPEVCSPNSDQTLSSPASSQGTAPHSPQSESFHWPHVQELRSKYTDTSHSLRTHCVCTGPDGVKYRSSSDLHAAPTDCCKKCLQVEDWPQQKKGSLLCRWSSLDHMLGSVPLHEVQNLQEPSRTRSPCHRIQGEDGLLQEVRNGAKSLSSGKSSESNLVRSLREKFQSLSTS is encoded by the exons ATGGAGGACCTCTTGCCTTCTGCATGTCTACCGCTCATAATTTTAAGGAGTTTGAAATCTTCAGTTGCGACTTGCTCACACAGATGGCATTTTCTAACCTCACATGCCAG AGGCCTGCGTGCCATGCCAGAGGGCTCCCATTCTACTCGCCACCAGGGCCAAATGGGGGAAG AATCTTCTCAGCTGTCATCGCCCCTCTCCACCAGCGACCATGTCAAGGATAACATAGATTTTGGCCCTGACGACTACAGCCAGATATGCGTGGAGCCACTGGACGGAGAGGGCGAACGTCCCGTGAGCCTGGTGTCCACCTTGTCCTCTGGTTCGTCCGCTGATAGTCAAAGCCTTTTTGGAAGTACAGCAGCACTTCCGTCCTCTATCACAACTCCCCTACCAAGCGAGGAACACATAGACCTGGAACTGAGCCCGACACAAGGCACCAACGGGCAGGCCGGAAGTCAGAGTCCTCACCTCAAAAGTTCTGGTGGCGGCTGGCGGCGGCATCTGGAGGCCtgtgtgatcaacaaccagcgGAACAACAACGCCTCTGCCAGCAGACTGGCGAGGGGTAAATTCCTTCACATGACCGCTTCGCCTGTTGTCACAGACACTATGGCGCCCAACCCAAAGCTTACCTATGTGGACCGCGTTGTCATGGAGATTATTGAGACGGAACGCATGTACGTCACAGACCTTAGCAGCATAGTGGAG GACTATTTGGCACACATTATCGATTTGAGAAATCTCCCCATCGGGCACGAGCAAGTGATGGCCTTATTCGGAAATATAGAGGACATCTATGAGTTCAACAG TGAACTGCTGCAATGTTTGGACATGTGTGAGAACGACCCCGTGGCTATTGCTCACTGCTTTGTTAATAAG AGTGAATATTTTGAAATCTACACCAAATATTGCAACAATTATCCCAA CTCAGTAGCAACATTGACTGAATGCATGAGGAATAAAACTTTAGCAAAGTTCTTCAGGGATCGGCAGGCCGCTCTGAAACGCTCTCTCCCTTTGGGTTCTTACCTTCTGAAGCCAGTTCAGAGAATCCTGAAGTATCACCTACTTCTGCAG GAAATTGCCAAGCACTATAACCCAGATGAAGAGGGCTATGGGGTTATTAAAGAGGCCATAGACACCATGACCGGAGTGGCCTGGTACATTAATGACATGAAGAGGAAACATGAGCATGCCGTCAGAGTGCAG GAGATACAATCCCTGCTGATCAACTGGAAGGGTGCCGACCTGACCACCTGCGGGGAGCTGGTGCTAGAGGGCACCTTTCCTGTTCTGAGGGCGAAGAACACCCGGACGCTCTTCTTGTTCGAAAAGATGCTCCTCATTACCAAGAAAAGAGGGGAACACTACGTCTACAAGATCCACATCTCG TGTTCCACCCTGATGCTGCTCGACAGCGCCAAGGATCCCCTCCTCTTCAGTGTGATCCATTTCAAGCGTCCTAAGCAACCCCATACAGTTCAG GCAAAGTCTGTGGAAGAGAAACGCCTGTGGGCTCATCACATTAAGAGGCTCATTCTTGAGAACCACAACACCATCTTGCCACAGAAG GCAAAAGACGCCAGTGTGGACAACTGCAACT ATTCTGGGAAGTGTCAGCGTAGTCCGGAGAGGAGGATGAAAGCAGAGTGCTTCCAGAGTGACAGCTTCCATCTCGGAGTATGGAATGGGAGGAGAAGATCTG aACCAGTTAAAGAAATCATAAAGAGCACCAACG ctgttttgaAG CATGCAGACAGTGAAGGCGCACTGCTGGGGGATAGGAGCTCCCTGCAGCCAGCTGCTAGTGTCAGCACACTGACCTCCTGTCTAGGCGAGCCCCGGGGTGAGAGGCCGTGTGTGGAGGATCTGAGCAACTCTCTGGAGCAGCTAAATGCAGCTGACAGTGACTCTTCACCCAGAGAAAGAGAGGTGGGGCTGGAGCAGGAGAAGGCAatagaggaggaagagcaggaggaggaggaaggggagagTTGCAAGGACGATGTGCTGATGGGAGACGACCAGGTAGCCGACTTTGCCAGCTCGGTGCTGGCAGCCATCTCCTGCTGGCACTATAGAGCCAGGGCTTTGCTTTCTACTCACTTCACAACG GATGACCAGAATGAGGACGCTGCTGAACTAAAAGCTGCATTGATAGAGGAGGCTGAAACCTGCACAGGGGAGGAAAACACCGACAATGTGTCTGTGAAACAAACTCTCAGCGCTCAG GAGTTGTGTCGCCTAGACCGTGTCCCACAAGCAGAACCAATCAACCAGCTGGAGGTGGAGAACTCCCACTGCCACAAGTCTACCATGTTCTCCTCCGAGCAACAAACTGAGACCCCGGAATCCTTGGATACTTCCAGGGAaacagcaggagaagaagagggagagagCGACTCTTCTGGTCTACAGGTGGAGGAGATGAGTGTACTAACGAACGGTGACCtctctgaggaggaagaggaggtgctTTCAGATAATAAGAGCAGTTTGCCTTCCTCCGTGTTGGACCAACTGACCGCTGAGCAATTCATCAGCAGTTTGTCACGACGGAGCAGTCTGGTTTCTGAGGACCTGAGTTTAGATAAAGACCCCTTTCAAAGCCTCTCGGCCTGTATGGACGTGGAGAAACGGATGGAGAAAATGTCGGACAGCTCTTCACCAGAACCACAGACCTCCTCAAAGCACGACCTGTCGGGTCCTGAGCCTGGACTGAGTGAAGGAGAACGCAGATCCACTCTCTCCAAGAAGGATCAAATTCTCATCCATAAAATCAGGCAATACTATGAGCATGCTGAGCACCAAGACGCTAACTTCAGCCTCAAGCGCAGGGAGAGTCTGTCCTTCATCCCCGCCGGCCTGGTGAGACAGCTGAGCCGACAGCTGAATGACGTTCCAAAGGAGAAGGCTGGTCCAGCCTACAGGAAAGGGCTCTGTAGAAACAGACCCACTTCTTGGTCCGTGTTCGACCTTCCTGGGTTAGAAAAGGGTAAGACGAGTGAACCTCAAAGCTCAGCTGAGGTCAAGGTTCGGTCTAATAGCGTCACGGAAGCATTTACTGCAGAGGAAGAGTTCAGGCCTTCGTCTGAAATGCTGAAGGTTTGGGAAGTTATGGAAACTGAGGAGGAGATTCAGGAAGTGAAGCAGGAGGCAGATGATAAAATTGACAGCCAAAGAGTCGAGATCAGCTTGGATACAATGGAGGTCAAAAACAGTAATCAACCACCAGTGATGGAAGAAGAGCCTGAAATGTGCTCTGCTGCAGATTCTTGCTCCGTGTCTAAGCCTACGGCCAGTTCCTCCACAGCGGAGCAGGGTTCTGCTCAGCTCTCAGAACCGTGTCCGTCCCCGGCATTTCAAGAGGACGACCACTGCCACCCCAGCCATTTACCCAAGAGCATTAGCTTCCAAACCACCATAGACGAAGACCAGATCCTGCACGACATGGGGAAGATGAGAAACAAGGTGTTCCAGCTGGCTCGTCAGTACAGCCAGCGCATTAAAAACAACCGGCCAGTAGTGTGGCAGAGGAGCAGACAGGCTGCACACCAGGAGGGTCTCCGGAGTGCAGCTGCTGTCCACCAGGAGAAGCTGAGAAAAACTG GTAAGCCTAACTTAAGGTTGCCCATGAATGTTTGTGAACAGGAAGTCATTCCCGAAGTTTGTTCTCCAAATTCGGATCAGACACTATCTTCTCCCGCAAGCTCCCAGGGCACGGCCCCACACAGCCCTCAGTCTGAGTCCTTCCACTGGCCTCACGTCCAGGAGCTGCGTTCAAAATACACGGACACCTCGCACTCTCTAAGAACACACTGCGTCTGCACAGGACCAGATGGGGTAAAGTACAGAAGCTCGTCAGACCTCCACGCAGCTCCGACAGACTGCTGTAAGAAATGTCTCCAGGTAGAGGACTGGCCTCAGCAAAAGAAGGGCTCCCTGCTGTGCAGGTGGAGCTCCTTAGACCACATGCTGGGCTCTGTCCCTCTGCACGAAGTTCAGAACCTTCAAGAACCTTCGCGGACTCGTTCACCGTGCCACAGAATCCAAGGTGAGGATGGGCTCCTCCAGGAAGTACGCAACGGCGCAAAGTCACTGAGTTCTGGGAAGTCCTCGGAAAGCAACCTCGTGAGGAGTTTACGGGAGAAGTTCCAGAGCTTAAGTACAAGCTAA